The Cryptomeria japonica chromosome 6, Sugi_1.0, whole genome shotgun sequence genomic interval GATCTGCCCGGAATAAAGCCACTCTGCTCATCTGAGATAATCAGGCTTAGTAATGGTTTTAATCTATTAGACATCACTTTGGAAATGACTTTGTAGATGGTGTTGCACAAGGAAATTAGTCAAAATTCACTGAACCTAGTAGGATGCTCCACCTTGGGAATCAGGGCAATAAGTGTGCAGTTAAACTCCTTTACCACACTCACCCTACGCCGAGAATCCTCCACTACTTCCCAAACCTCAACACCTACAATCTCCCAGAAAGTTTGAAAGAAAAAGGCTGGGAAACCGTCCAATCCTGGAGCTTTATCCCCTTCCATACTGATAACTGCATTTCTCACTTCCTCAAATAGAATTGGTTTCATTAGAGTTTGATTTTGTGCATCTGTTATCAACTCTGGGATAACATTCAGCCCTTCTTGTTGCTATTCCAAATTAGGATCCTTATCCTTAGATaataaagaaagaaataaatatatTGCCTCTTTATTGATATCATCGACTTTATCTAATACTAAGTTCTCTCTATTAAGGATGGTCATGATTTTGTTCCTAGATCTTTTCGCCTTTACCGAGttgtgaaagaatttagtgttttgatctccttccttaagccatcACTCTCTCAATTTTTGCCTCCAAAAAACCTCCTCTCGAGCTAATAATTCACTATATTGTCCTTTGAGTTCTCGTTCCTGCAGAATTTTTTCTGATGTCATCCCCATTTGGATGATGTCTTCTTGTAAACTTGCAAATCTGTCCTCTAGATCCCTTTTGTTAGCAAAGATATTACCAAACTTCACTCGGTTCCACTCTTTAAGTTTAGACTTGATGAACTGCAACTTCTTAACAAAAACAAATGTCTTAGTTCCACTCACCTCTAGAGCCCCTGACCACCAACCATTAATTAACTCCCTCAAACTTTGATCCctcaaccacattttctcaaatttaaaGGGGCATCTGACAGGGGGGCCATCAAAGGTTATAGATAGCTCAACTAGTAAGTGGTCCGAAGCAGCCACTGGATGAATGATTGAGGCAAACAAAAGATTAGTTTCTGCCCAGGGCCTCCTAAGAAAAACCTATCCAGCTTCTCTGCAACATGTTGTCTAGAGATCCTACGATTAGACCATGTAAACTGACCTTCCTTGGACTTGATTTCCCTTAGTCAATTTTCTGTCACAAAATTCTGAAAAAGTGCAAGGTTTGCAGGAATGTCACCCTTGCCCCCCAGTTTATCACTTAGCTCCAAAATAGCATTGAAATCCCCCCCAATGATTAAGAGACCCCCATCTAACTCCTGGATGAGGGAGGATAAGGATCTCCAGAAACCTTTTTGCAACCCAAATTTACATGGTCCATAGACATTGATTACTATAAATTCAACATTGAGAGGGTAAGAGTGAAACTTACATACTTGCCACATATTGGAGGCCAAACCTTCCTCCACCTTATGGATATTTACATTCCAAAGGATACCTAGACCTCCCAAATCACCTTCCGAATCCACAAAGGCCCCAGACCACTGCTTCCAAGACCCCAATAGAGACTTCTCTTCACCATTGTCCAACTTTGTTTCTTGACGGAAAATAACATCTGGCCATAATTGATCTAAACCTCGCTTGATCAATCGGCATTTTTCAAGGGCATTGCAACCCCTGACATTTTAGGATATGATTTTCATTGTCCTTTAGGAAGGGTGACTCCCTTCCCTACTATCAATTTACTTTGGCCTTTCACACTACCAACCATTGCAATTTTGAATTGGTTTGACTTTCTGCCTCTTGATCTCTTTTCTCCTAATCGTATCTTAGTACATGTCAGATTTGATTTCTCTATGGTTCTTAGGTCCACAATATCTTCCTTGTCCATCCATCCCCATTCATCATCCTCCTCGGCTCCCTCCAGCTCTGTGCAATCTTTGCCTTCCTCAAACTCCAACCTCGAACTCATTTCCTTCTCCAAAGGCTGATTTGGCTCCACACTGATACCTACGTCCGTAGGAGGAGATGCACTGGCATTAACCTCATTCAGGATATTCACTGCTTTCTCAACTCTTGTAATGGCCTCTTCCACCTATTCTGCTGCTTCCCTATGCTTGTTGAGAATATCATCTTCTGAATCATTCTCCTTCGCTTCTGGGGCAGTGAAGATGGGAGTCTTCAACGCCTCCCCCTATAATATAGGGTTCTGAGAGGTTTGGAGCTCATCCTTAGGGTGACCCATTCCTTCATAAGTGTTGGCCTTTCTTGCGAAAAATATCACCTCATCTTCTATCCTTGTCTCCACTGCTTTCCCTTTAGGACCTATAAGGCATGTCTCCTCTGATTGTCCTACTTTTTTACAGATCTGGCAGGTTTCATTTGACTCCTCCATTTCTATTTTTTGGAGCCATTGTCCTGCATTTGTATTGATCTCCACTTGTTCAGGAAGTGGGCAGTGGGGTTTCTAGCCAATACATATTCATGCGTACATGCTAAAGTCTTTGGCCTCAATGGCTTCATCTGCTTGGATGTAGAACCTTAGTTTATTCCCTACAGCTTGAAAAAAATCCTCATTCCAGTATTCTCTAGGTAGATTATATAATCTGAGCCAGACAGGGACTATTTCAATTGGGGCTAGCACTGGGTTGAAATTTGGCTCCTGATCCCTAATGTAGAGACCCCTTCCACCCATGAAAAAGGGCCCATTATTTAATATTTCATGCTTATCCTTACTCTCCTTTGTTATTACCAAGAAAAAACCATTTGGAAGGGTTTTGAGCTTGATATTACATTTCTAGGTTTTAGTGCACCAATTCTTCATCTTTCCCACCGCTAGCCAATCCCCAAAGCATTTAACAAATAAAACCCTCACTCAGAAAAAGGAGACCGAGTCATTCCAGCTTTTGTTATCTATCATCAAGGATATTTTCTCCATTTTCCTGGTTTCTTTATTGTCTGGGGACTTTCACTGTTTCTGGGCATTCCTTTTCGGGCGCCATTCTTTCTCTTAATAGTGCTGCCACATTGTTTTTGGTCCATACTCTGATCTATAATGTCCTTGAATTCTGGGTCACCCATTTCTTATATATTTAGGATTTCCGTCTGCACCTTTATCCCCCCATTTCGCGTGAGAATGAAAAAACCTGTCCTGATCCTCCCAAGCCTTTTTTGGGTTTTGCCAAAGCCGTTTTCTAGGTCGGGCCTATGTGAAGTTCTGTAGAGGTCCCCGGTCTGCAAATCTTCACTCCTGGAAGCCATCCTCCTAAGCCCGAAACCCCTAGAAACCCTGAgagttttgaaaattttgaaactcCCTCAGGCGAAGCCCTAGCCGCCTCCTTCTTTGCTCTATCGACAATACGCAAAATAAAAACTTGTTTATTTTGCAAAGTAtgatttaaatagttttttttattattatttattaataattattattaatatatattttatcaataaggtttaataaatatatattaattagtaattaatttgaaatctatgatttatttaacaattattaatatatatattttattaatgagattaatatatatatatatatatattaaataatacttaATTGAAATCATgtgttattaaatttataattgttataCTTTATTTCCTGGAGTTAATATTTTAATTGGAAAATTGCTTGGAATAAAATATATCTTGTTAATTTCTACATAATATGTTATTCAAGGATATATTATTAATGGATTTGAATATTCTAGGAGACCTAGgaattttagaaaataaatacTTATCATTGGATATCTTGtagacttaaatgatatgctaatagATTTATTGGAAATTTAATGATGTGTCAATTTGAGAATCGGTAAGATATTGTTGTTATCATTGGTGAATAAATGGTTTAAATATACTTTCCCTCTGTAATGAGaattagacaaatggtaatattgcaattgTGGCATTGTATTCCCCTTGTAATTGTGATTTTTTGTTAATGTATTTggaaaacttagatcctttagaaaacttgatcaacttttattgtttaaaccagtAGGAAAAAAGATTGCCCGTTTtcagttattgcctatgcaagttaaatttttgtattctcttttgtttaaagtaatggcaaggcctggaTATGTTGTTTGGACCCTATCATCTAGTTGGTTTGTGGTTGGGCATAGTTGGTCAAGTCTCCTGGTTAGAGTACCGTtaggcaatggacctttgtattagcttttaatatgctcagttggatccatttctatgtagggatcatttaggttttattgaccgaagtggtcatttgtatattggttgtttTTGCCTAAAAGACaggaatgtaaatgacatgaaccttatgtaatctcaacttatttaaatgatcagaggggtcttgcacttgagtagacccagagatgtagcttactaggggtgaactctgagaccatcttggtgttatgtgatgcttttgtccttGTGTTTCATGGTTAGttctagcatgtatggatggcattttgatagaatgtataagtgggttagatgagaattatctaatgcatgtatgtagtcatcttttaaatgcaataaatggatcatgaaggaatgtattttgttaatgttaatgaaattaagtatgcatgaaaagacctcataGTTATGATGATGTTAACAgagcattttggaacaagatgcatggtatgattttaattcaaaattgatAATGAAGGGATAACgaatataatggatgaactcatttggcaatttacattttaaccttaacaaatgaacttcatcttcttagcaatattttaactataatggatgaactcatatgattatttacatttcaaccttaataaatgaacttcatcttattagctatatttcaattgtaatgtatgaactcatttggttattcacatttgaaccttaataaatgaacttcatcttcttagcaattactttaactataatgggtgaactcattggttatttacatttcaatctaaataaatgaacttcaccttattaactatattttaactataatggatgaacccatttggttatgtacattttaaccttaataaacgaaATTCATTACAttagctatattgtaactaaaatggatggactcgtcaagttaaccatattttaaccttaatggatgagtTTACATGTGATCTATGATTTAACTTCTATggtaaaatttcctcatgttagcctcatctccaaCCTTAATGGAAGAGTGTGtcctattatttattattttaatttactaAACAAATCATATCCgtgttttaagtaataacatgtaattaagataactggcttaattggatcaaatgtcgcgagttgagttaagtgttaagttatgtaatcatgttgggaaactccttaggtttgtttagacTTCTATTGTGTTATCaaagctttagataactcaatgtatatatatatatatatatatatatatatttgcactccattggtgcattttagccctatcccttcgaggtttcctggtggggcattacaaagtAGATCACTTCTATATGACTTTGATAGTAAATGGTAGGCATGTAAAAAACTGTATGACCGATTCTGGGGCTGCCATTAATATCATGCCTATGGGGGTCATGAGGGAACTTGGGTTGAATGTTGACTACAACTATGGGAATtattatgccatggataatagattcattccTTTGATAGGCATCCTTAAAAATTTATAAGTCAAGATAGCGAATTTCCTAGAAGCTTCTTACAAAGGGGATGTGACAGTTGTTGATGTCCCCCCAGATTATGGTATGCTTTTATCAATACAATGGATGGCAGTGGTGGGGGAAAATGTTCAACTAGATTTATTCTATGCTACTATCCCTATTAATGGGAAATCTGTCAAGTTAGAAAGAGAACCAATGTCTGATACCACTATTGAGAAAGATGACATAAATAATATGGTGATGGGAAACTTCAAAGTTGTATCTATGCAGTCATCCCTTGAGGTTGTAGACCCTATCATAGCTGAAATTCATAACAACAAGGAGGATTTGTGGCACATGTAATTTGATGGGATCACAACAAGGAAGGGTCATGAGCTGGAATAGTTTTTATTGCACCTAGTGGGAagacttttaagtattctttcctACTTTTTGAGTGCACTAACAATATGGCAAAGTATGAGGGATTATTACTAGGTTTAAATATTGCCACTAAGCATGGGATAAAGAAATTATTAGTCTGGGGAGATTCTGAATTGATTGTATCTCAAGTTAGATCAGTTTATTCCTcaaagaatgatagattgaagcagtaTAGATCAGTTGTCTGGGACTCATTggaattttttgatgcatttaataTCAAATGGATAGAAAGATTTAAGaacattatggcatattttttagaAAATGTTTCTTTGAAGAGTGATGATATCACCTTGGATGGAATTTCAAAGGTGGAGATAAAAACCAAGCCTACCATTCCTGATAATACTTGTAATTGGaaagttttcaatgatgatgatgatttgctaAAGTTCTTGCATTCCATATATGAGTATGAGAGTCAAGAAATTGACTTTAATGCTTTTGTGGAAATTATAGATGAGAAAGACACTATTTTTGGGAATGAGATAGTGTAGCTGAagacaaataaaatcccaaaagggtTGGTAGCTCTAGAAAGAGTGTTTGACAGTCAAGATAGTAAAATAATGAAGCACTCCCCTATAAACAAAGAAGACCTTGAAGAAATTAACTTAGGAATTGATTCATCTCCGAGAGAGGTCTACATTAGCAAAAGGATTAGTCCAAATATCATGATCATGTTGATCACTTTGctcagaaaatataagcatgttgtTAGATGGTCATATGATGACTTGAAAGCCTACAAAGAGGACCCGTTTCAACAGGAAATCCCTTTGGACCCAATTGCTAggccttttagacaaaagaaaaaGTCCAATCAACCCAGTTCTTAGACCCAAAATGCAAGAGGAGTTGATGAACTCAGAGATGGTGGTATTATCAAACCCATCAAACATTCATGATGGGTTTCTAATCTTGTTCCtgtcaggaagaaaaatggtgatattagactgtagcgtcctaaaattgcgatacttgcaattttgaccgcatttgggccttcacgatggcgacacaacactaaacctgaatggagaccccgaaactttctcatgacatcaaaaactacatttcttagcaccctggcctgatcctccttgcaccctgctgtcccgggaggtgggaccagagcgcccagcgccctggtgcttcaggaccatggcacccagcgccctggtccttggccctattttgggcccggtctcctatgggacttcgggtctttttgtttgcaatttggaaaataacatttcctggtcggcctaaggtcgggaaaatcagtctttcaaccctaattggcaagtatataaactacatttcctctcccattttgaggaggaaggacatatgtgtacaagatgtggaaatgatattcaagcattcaaacattcaagcattccttcaagcaattgatcattctaagtctccattcaaggctaagtgttgcattcaagacaaggattcaaccattgaagaggagatcacatattacaacatacaacatacaacatacaacatacaacatacaacatacaacatacaacaacatctataccttcgcatataaggatacaaacatccttacaacaaggtattagtacttgttttacattacatttacaagcatttctcatttcttggttaattccaaaaccggggtttgacctaagggaaaacccctaatccctaaccccccaatcatcttcgcttttttgtgtgtaggttgtaggtacgcggctgaaattgaagatctggaatccttgtgtagagacgaacagatcccccttcgtttcgcggatttttcggaggaccgtgtgcacgctgggcaccatcgtcccatcaacttttgctcaaatttgcaggacagcgccgtctcaacattttactgctaattccaggtccgcagcttcatatcatattcctatctctatttataagtgaatctttcctactttgcatgcattcctagttcaatctttctatctacattctttacaaaagagggtatccttgctatcacaacccttgaaactcatatagaatccaattttgcattgtgtgggattggatcttgtgggtttcaacccctcttttgaatgtaaagtccctcctaagtgaaaaccatcaaccctagtgactcccccttctctctccttggagttgcggaggggagaacgactagggttcgatttttccgctttacatagactatgtgtggattttaggaatttaaatgtgtcATTGTTGAAGGATAACTACCCCCTTCCTAACATGGAGGGAATGCTACAAAAGGCCACAGTTTGTGAGTtgctatccatgatggatggattctcttgtTACAACCAAGTGAAGGTCAAAGAATCAAAACAATACAAGGTTTCAGCCACTACCCCATGGGGAACCTATTTCTACattagaatgccttttggactgactaatgttGGAGAAacattttagagagctatggatgtagctttttcATACATTATAGACACCATTATTGTTGTCTATCAAGATTATTTGACAAAATTCTCTAAAAGGGAATAGGAGCATTGTTTGCACTTAGAAAAGGTATTTGTCAGCGTACTAGAATATGGAATTTCTTttaatcctaaaaaatgccactttgcAATAACTGAAGGTAAACTATTAggacatattgtgtccaaagatgGGGTAAGGATAGATCCTGAGAGAGTGGCTGCTATTGATAGGATACATATTCCCAAAACTTTGAAAGCCATTCAATCTTTCTTTGGCTAGATAAACTTTGTCTATAGGTTTATATCTAATtttgctgagatagtgaagcctatttcAAGGATGCTAAAGAAAGGGGTTGTGATTAACTAGACAAATGAAGCTCTAGAAGCCTTTGTAGACATCAAGAGACCCATTAAGCAGGCTCCTATTTTAACAAGACCATATTTTAGCAAACCTTTCCAagttttttccttttcttcatttcatattgtggttgttgttatgTTACAAAAGAATAGTGAAGGATAtgagcaacctattgctttctacAACAAATCCCTTCAGGCAGTCGAACTCAAATATGGCATTTTGAAAAAGAAAGCATATGCTTTAGTCAAGGCTGTAAAAAATTTAGGCCTTACCTAGTAGGCACTCAAGTCATAGCTTATGTGCCTAATGCTGCAGTAAAGGACATCTTTCTCCAGTCAGATACCACAAGCATAAGGTGCAGGTGGATCAACAAGATCTAGGAATTTAATGTTGACATTCAAATCATCAAGTTGGTCCAAGGAATGGGCTTGGAAAATCTTATGGATGAGGAGAAATTAGAACCTGCTAGGATACATGTTCTATATGATTCACAAGGTATCATTTGCAACCTGCAAAGAACCCCATGGTATGCTGATATTATTCCTTTCCTTACAAACTCCATATATCTAGAAGGTTTCACATAAAACCAAAAAATAACCTTAAAACTAAGATCACAGAGGTATGCGTTTACTATTGGAGATCTATATTATAGAGACAAAGATGGTTCTTTATTATTTTGTCTAGATGAACAATAGGCTTAGCTCATGTTAAGAGAGATACATGATGGGGTGTGTGGAGGATATTTTACAACAAATAGCACAACTCACAAGGTATTAAGGGTAGGCTATTTTTGGCCATCTTTGTTCAAGGATGCACACACCTTTGTGAGAAAATGTGAGCCTTGCCAAAGGTTTTCAGGAAAACTAAAATATGTTGGAGCATTACCTATTAGGCTTATGCAAGTAGAAGCCCCTTTTCATCAGTGGGGTATTGATTCTATTGGAGAAATCATTAAGAAGTTCAATTGTGGGAATAGAAAGATATTGGCTGCTAtgaaatattttactaagtggatggAGGTTATTCCCACAAGACAAGCAACAAGTAAAGTGGTTATTGACTTCCTGCTAAGCAATATTGTGACCAGATTTGTAGTACGAGTAAGACTCATCATGGACAATGCCATGTACTTCAGATTTGAGGAGTTCACAAAATTTTGTGAATCATATGGGATAAGCATCTCATATTCATCTCCGTACCATCCATAAGGAAATGGGCAAGCTAAGTCCAataacaagaatatcatcaagatcATCAAGAGAACACTTGGGAAAAACAAGAGAGCTTTAGATTCTATGTTAAAAATGGCACTATGGGCTGATAGGATCActattaagaagactatagaaacatATCCTTTTGAGTTGGTATATGGATCTAAAGCAAGGATGCCAATAAACAATTTTTTGCCTATGTACAACTTCATACATGAAAATAACCTGAAAATGTTAGATCTgctagaaaaaagaatggagatgctTGCATAATTGGATGAAAGCAAAGAAGATGCTCATAGGAAGAACCTAAAGCTACAACAAAAAATTAAGTACCTATTTCACAAAAGGCATCAgaaagaaaatttgaa includes:
- the LOC131067882 gene encoding uncharacterized protein LOC131067882 → MWLRDQSLRELINGWWSGALEVSGTKTFVFVKKLQFIKSKLKEWNRVKFGNIFANKRDLEDRFASLQEDIIQMGMTSEKILQERELKGQYSELLAREEQQEGLNVIPELITDAQNQTLMKPILFEEVRNAVISMEGDKAPGLDGFPAFFFQTFWEIVGVEVWEVVEDSRRRVSVVKEFNCTLIALIPKVEHPTRFSEF